The DNA region TCATGATAAATGGCCTATCATGTATGTTTAAGGATGTTAAGgagtttgacaaaaaaaaggatGTTAAGGAGAAAAGAATCATTGTTATCaatcaaaaccaaaaaaaaaatgtaccaCCGTGTTGATACACAAACGAAGCAAAATTTGACACATGGAGACATGGAGCAATTCATTTCATTATTAAAGTCAAGAGCAAGGTGTGACAATAACACTTGAACTGCTCATTCAACTTAACCTTCAATATTAGCTAGATTGCCAACTCTGCCTTTTAATTGAGTTGTATTCTTGTGATTTACCCACAAGGGGTAGTTCAGTTGGCAACACAGACTGAAGTGTGTGCGAAGAGCTCTTGGGTTCGATCTGGCACAAGAGAGATGAGGAGTCTTAATTGTGACTAAATTTCGAATCTGGAATAGTTGAAGGGTGATCGGATATTGGGTGGTTTACACCAAAAAAAGTTTTCTTGTGACTTAAGTCTCAAGTATTAAGTACTTGATGTAACTTTTGAATGACTGTCATGAATGAGGATCAACATAAGTTCTTTTCcgtttctcttcctcttctattTTTAACTTGATTTAGTTTGTGAAATCAATGACTAGTTGTGTTCTGTTTATATGTCAATAAAAAACATCAACCTTTTAGAATCTTTTAGACACAGCACATATTCTTCATTTCCCCTCCACAAACTTTCAAACATATCCTACAAGAGAAAATCGAAAACAAAAAACTTCACAAACGGTCAGCTAGATCATCTACATTCTAGATTGTACCCCATTTTAGATCATCAAGATCACATTATTCTTTCGGCCATATATAACTGGACTTCTCTACAAAAAGAATGGTGGCAAAGCTCTTATTCTTTCTTCCAAGAACAATTTATTCAACATTCTTAGCAAATCAAACTCAGAAAAAATGATAAAAGTGGAAGAAAAATTATGTATTCAACTTACTGTGATATATCATGAGTTCATGACTAAACCACCGAGCGAAGAGTAAAAGAGACTAAGAGAGGCTAACAGAAAACTAACCTCCTTCTAACTGACAAAATTAACCAACTTACTGAGTTGGTTGCTTAACTATCTAACCAACAGTTACTACAAAATTATActgtgtcttcttcttcttctttgtattACTCGATAAGAATGTGTATCTGCAGAGATATTACAGCTTCATGTGACTATGCTCTCTGGTGTTACTGAGTCATAGACTCTATCTGTGGCCTTCTTTGCCTGGATgatgaaagaaaaataagacATGTCAGCATCCTTCGTCACAAAAATGAAAGGATGATGAAAGAGAttacaaagaaaaaatgaaaagtttCACCTCTTTCTCCCAATCAGTTCGTATAGTAATAATCATTAGGGAAAATACTTGAACAATGAGTGCACATATGATTCCCAGCCACAGCCCCTACATAAAAGTATTTAGCAGATAGAACCAAATTAGATTCTTGTAATTTTTGTAAAATTAACAATCAGTCTCAAAGCTATGCTACAAAAGAAAGTTATTTTTTACCTTCCCTCCAATATCCAATACAAAAGCTAACACGATAGCTGCTGGAATTCCAACTATATAGTACGACCCCAGATTCACAAATGCACCAATTTTCTGCCAACCGCATCCTCTAGCATTGCCTGACAAAATGAAGAAAGATCATTTGTACTACTACTAACTCAATCGCTATCACAGATCACAAAACGTGCAGTATAAGTTTTCCTCTTCAGACTTCCCTTCTCTTTCAGATTTATTAATAagctttatgaaaataaatcatATAGTTCATGCTTACGCAACAAGCAAGAAGAATGTAGATCCTAAAAAAATGAATACTACACAAGCAAGCAAGCCCTGTCTAAGTCTCAATTGTAGGCACGTCATTCACATATACATGCAATGTTTAATAAGAAAAGTTGAAACCGAAAGAAGATCAAATCTGACAATTGTTCGACTGAAATCTACATGTACACATATTAGTGTTACTCTgctttatttctctttttagtGGTATAAATGATAAGGGTTAAAACGTAAAACAAGAAGCAGAAAGCAAGTCACCATGTAATATAGCTACTAAATGATACTTGCAAAATATTATTTCGAGATTATTTGCTTAATTACTACTTAATATTGTAGTGATTAGGAAATTCATGTAGCAGTACATAGTTTTCACGATTTCTACCAATATATACCTTCCTTCTTGAAACCACTTCATTTGTGAAAATGTAAATGGTAATGGTTCATAGTAACAAGATTTCAGTTGggtattatatttttatttaattaaagcaTTACTTTGCCATCCAGCACTATTAGTTTCCTTCATATGATATATTATGAAAGCTCCTATATGTGATATGTCTCAGTCAATGCTTTTGAATCATAGCTCCTATACAGACAATAGATTAAAGAAATGAATAATAAAAACACCTGAAAGAACAGATTGGATTCCATCCAGAAAGTTGGATGCTGCAAGAATTGGCAACATAGTTGCTACATATTTGACCACTTCTTCTTCATTACTATAAGCATAACCCCAAATATTACGTATTAGGACCAGCACAGCTCCAACTAAGATGCTTTCAATAATGGCAATCACTATGACGACGGCCACTGCTAAACGTGCAGCCCGTGGATGACCAGCTCCAAGTTCATTTGAGACACGAATGCTGCAAGAATGATGCAAGCATAAATGGAACTATAAAGCAAGGGGAGTTTTCAACAAGCAAATTAGAAAGAGAGCAAAACGTTTCACATATGAGTGCTCAAATAAAATGGTGAGGTTGCCACTAAATTCTAAAAAGAAAGGAGAAATTATAACCTTACTGCCCCACTGAGTCCAAAGGGGATCATCCAAACAGCTGCTGATGTATTCAAGCTGACAGAGCCAACCAAGTAACCAAATTGAGtaaaacagcaacaacaataTCAAGTATGTGTAACAATGGTGAATAGCATCTAAAATATGAACGAACCAGATAGAAAGCACCGATGTTTCCAACTTTGGATTTGGGAGAAGACCAGAGAGCAGAACCATGAGTTCAAATGACCACATTTCCAAGCTGTTCAACAAAATAAGTATGATAAACTTTGAATGAGCATTAGAACCTCAAAAGAAAAGTAACAAAAACAGCAAGCAGTTATCTATCACGATAGGGGGTATTGAAGTATTAGAGAAAATAATTACCAGACCATAACAGCTGAGGGAATGGCAAGTCTCATGAATGTGGGGATGTTGTGCAGTGCCTCTTTCGAAAAGCCTGTCCAAGTAGTTTTACACGAAGGAGAAAACTTGACATAGAGCGAGAGTATGGTAACATTCAACCAGTAAGATATAGAATTTGCTACGGCTGCCCCTTTGTACCCTAGTCCAGTCTTGTATACCAAAATCCAACATATAAAAAAGTGAAGCAAGGTCGTGACTCCTGAGCTGAGCATCATTGGAAATACAATATTTTGGGTTTGTAAGAATCTATTGAGGCATTGCAGAAGACCATAACCAAAAAGGCATGGAACCATTATCTTAGCATATTCCCCAGCTGCtgcagatatctcaggatcttGGCCAAGGAAAATGAGGATGGATCCTGTGTTTGCCCAAATAATCGCAAGCGGAATGCTGACAACCATAAGAATTAACATAGCCCTCTGCATGTGAATGCCTAACAAGCGGTACTGCTTTGCCCCATATGATTGACCACATAAGGTATCTAAGGCACTTGCCATTCCTACCTGTTTTAACCAAATTAAAAATCATTTGAAATGTCAAGTGTAAACCATTATCAATTTACCAATTGGAAATTTAAGTCTGAGGGATGAAGTACCAATCATGAATAAGTCCATTAAGTACCATATGTGTTAGATTAAAAAACAAACTCATA from Lotus japonicus ecotype B-129 chromosome 2, LjGifu_v1.2 includes:
- the LOC130738825 gene encoding protein DETOXIFICATION 16-like, giving the protein MEKEHQNYTSLHSPLIQNSVEEAGLVVVDTKLNNPTERTEILEEVKKQLWLSGPLISVTLLNFCLNLISVMFVGHLGELALSGASMATSFASVTGFSLLVGMASALDTLCGQSYGAKQYRLLGIHMQRAMLILMVVSIPLAIIWANTGSILIFLGQDPEISAAAGEYAKIMVPCLFGYGLLQCLNRFLQTQNIVFPMMLSSGVTTLLHFFICWILVYKTGLGYKGAAVANSISYWLNVTILSLYVKFSPSCKTTWTGFSKEALHNIPTFMRLAIPSAVMVCLEMWSFELMVLLSGLLPNPKLETSVLSICLNTSAAVWMIPFGLSGAVSIRVSNELGAGHPRAARLAVAVVIVIAIIESILVGAVLVLIRNIWGYAYSNEEEVVKYVATMLPILAASNFLDGIQSVLSGNARGCGWQKIGAFVNLGSYYIVGIPAAIVLAFVLDIGGKGLWLGIICALIVQVFSLMIITIRTDWEKEAKKATDRVYDSVTPESIVT